In Flammeovirgaceae bacterium, the sequence ATATGTTTTTCTTAACCATGTAACCACTAAGCTTGCATCGCAACTTGATACGCTTGTAGTGGGTAAAGTATTTAGTGCAGCTACTCTGGGTTTTTACAGCCGGGCCACTTCACTTAATTCGTTGGTTACCACGTTTTCTTCAACCAGCATCAGTCGGGTGTCATTTCCGGTATTAAGCAGGCTTCAGGATGATCCGCTGCGGTTTACCGGTGTTTATTTTAAACTATTAGAGTTTGTTGCGTTCGTATCGTTTGGGCTGAGTGGTGCCCTTATTTTTGCCGGTGGTGATCTGATAACCATATTGTTTGGTCGTAATTGGGAACCTTCCGTTATTATCTTCCAGGTATTGGTGTTAAAGTCCTTTACCTATCCTGTCAGTTTATTGATAGTAAGCGCATTTTGGGCCGCTGGCAAAGCAAAAGAAAGTTTTTGGTTTGGTAATGCAGGCAAAACCATCGGTTTACTACCTCTGGTGGTGGCGATTGTATGGGGCTTTACACCATTTTTGTACTCGGTAGTTGTGGCGTCCATTTTAAGTTGGCTATTTTCCAACTGGTCGGTTACGTACTCTTTCCGAATATCCTTTATCCGGCAGTGTAAAATTATCGGTTTATATTTCCTGCTGTTTGCTAGTATCAGTCTTTTCATCTTTATGATTGTGGATTACGTTTTATCTCCGTTTGCGTTTCCGCTTTCTGGTATTCTTACAGGCGGTATATTTGCCGCTATTTATATTAGTGTAAATTTTGCCCTCAAAACCGCGGGTCACCAAACAACAATGGAGTATTTATTACCGGTTTTAAAGCAGGCAGGTAATCGGTTATTTTTTATTAACAAACGGTAAGTATTATGATTCAGGTAACCAAACCTTTTTTACCGCCCCGCGAAGAGTATGAGCGACTGTTGGAAGGCATCTGGCAGCGCAACATCCTTACCAACAACGGCCCGCTGGTGGTTGAACTGGAGCAAAAATTAAAAGAGTACCTCGGTGTACCCTACTTATTATATGTAACCAACGGGACAATAGCATTGCAACTTGCTATTAAAGCCCTGGGCCTGAAAGGCGAAATTATTACCACACCGTTTAGTTATGTAGCCACTACCAGTAGTATTGTGTGGGAAGGATGCCAACCGGTGTTTGTGGATATTGATGAACGTACATTAAATATTAATCCGGCTTTGATCGAGCAGGCCATTACCGAAAAAACATCAGCCATTCTGGCAACACATGTTTATGGTAATCCTTGCGACATTGATACCATTGAGCAGGTGGCCAGGAAGCACAATCTGAAAGTAATTTATGATGCAGCTCATTGTTTTGGCACAAGTTATAAAGGTGAATCAGTCTTTGCTTATGGAGATATAAGCACTACCAGTTTCCATGCCACTAAACTATTTCATACCGTTGAAGGTGGAGCTGTTTTCAGTCGGGATGAGAAGTTGATTAAAAAACTTGATTTCATGCGAAACTTTGGACACAATGGACCAGAAGATTTTGCTGAAGTTGGGATCAACGGTAAAAACTCAGAGTTCCATGCCGCCATGGGATTGGTTAACCTGAATTTCATGCCTTTCGTCTTAAAAAAAAGGAAGCTCCAGTGGGTAATGTATGACAACCTTCTCAACCATGTAAAAGTTCAGGCGTTATCAATAAATAAACTTGCCATATTCAATTATGCCTACTACCCGCTTATCTTGGAGAGTGAAGAGGTAACCCTCAGGATTTTAAACAGGCTGCAGGCCAATCAAATTTTCCCGCGGAGGTATTTTTATCCAGCTTTAAATACAGTAAGACTTTATGCTTCGGGTACTTTGCCGGTTAGTGAATCTGTAAGCAGGCGGATACTTTGCCTTCCAATATTCCATGAGCTTGCAGATGCTGATATTGAACGGATTTGCAAGATGATTTGTAATGCGATTTAACGGATACTATGAAGTTGGCCATTATGCAGCCTTACTTTTTCCCCTACATTGGGTATTTTCAGTTAATGAATGCTGTTGATCAATTTATTATTTATGACAATATTGAGTTCAGTCGCAAGGGATGGATCCATAGAAACAGGATTCTTATAAACAATAGTCCATCTTATATCAGCCTTCCTATTAAAAATGATTCGGATTACCTTTCCGTATGTGACCGCTACCTGGCTGAAAGCTGGCCTGTTGAGAAGAGTAAACTTATTAACCGAATTACAGAGGCTTATAGAAAAGCACCTTACTTTAAACCAGTAATGTCTGTAGTTGAGAGCAGCCTTGATTTTGATGATCACAATCTGTTCCGATTCATTTATCATTCTTTACAACAAATTAGGGCTTATTTGAATATTGTTACCCCAATGCAAATCTCCTCACAAATGGACATTGATCATTCGTTGAAGGCGCAAGATAAGGTCTTAGCATTGTGTAAAGCCAGTAGTACATCGGTTTACATAAATCCTATAGGAGGAGTAGATTTATATAGTCGCAGTCGTTTTGCAGAAGAGGGGATTGAACTTTTATTTCTTAAGGCTGATCCAATAACTTACAAACAGTTTAGCGGTGACTTTATTCCATCCTTGTCTATTATTGATGTGATGATGTTTAACTCTGTTGATGAGGTGCGTAATTTTTTGATGCGGTTTTCTCTAAATTGATTTATGTTTCGTTGGATAAAATTGGGAAGAATTTTTAATCCGCAGGAAGTTAAAGGTATAAATTGGTTGGCCGAGTTTGCCCAGGCGCCAAGTGTGTTGTTGTTTGATGACTTTGTGCGGGTGTATTTCTCGTGCCGGCCACCGGCAGATGAACTGGGAAGGTATGTAAGTTACACCGCCTACGTTGATTTAAAGAGGACTGACTTTTTCAAAGTTGTTGAACTTGCTAAACAGCCAGTAATGTCATTGGGTGAGCGGGGCACGTTTGATGAATTCGGTACTTACCCGTTTTCTGTAATTCGAAATGCAGATGAACTTTGGGGCTATTACGGGGGCTGGACACGTTGCGAATCGGTTCCGTTTAATGTGGCAATTGGGGTTGCCTGTAGTCGCGACAACGGGAAAACTTTTATTCGGCTTGGGAAGGGGCCTGTATTGTCCTATTCTCCAGATGAACCTTTTATTCTCAGCGGGCCAAAAATAAGGCGCTTTAATAATTATTTTGTGCTCTATTATATTGCCGGAAAAAAATGGATTTCTACTGAAAACAGGCCGGAACCTGTTTATAGGATAAGGATGGCAATATCTGATGATGGAATTAACTGGAAAAAACAAAATAGAGATTTAATTGATGTTCGCCTCGAAGAAAACGAGTGCCAGGCAAGTCCGGATGTATTCTATTCAAATGGTAGGTACCACATGTTTTTTTGTTATCGGTACAGTTTGAATTATCGCTCAAAGACCGGAGGTTACCGGATAGGGTATGCCGTTTCAGATGACGGCTTTAACTGGACGCGCGATGATAATAAAGCCGGTATTGCTGTTTCCGAGGAGGGTTGGGACTCTGAAATGATCAGTTACCCACATGTTTTTGAATTAGACGGATCTATTTACATGCTGTACCTCGGTAATCAGGTGGGTCGATATGGTTTTGGTTTGGCCCTGTTGGATGGATGTTTATAGCTATGAAATGGAAGAAAATCGGTAGAATTTTTAATCCCTTTGATCATCCTAGTTTGAACGACTATGCAGGATATGCTCAATCGCCTCAGGCACTTCCGCTCGTTGACCGGGTGAGGATCTATTTTTCTATTCGAAAGAAGGATCAACAAGGCAAATTTACCAGCCACATTCTGTTTGCTGACTTTGATAAAGAGTTTAAAAAGATTTTGCAGATAAGTTCTGAACCCGTACTTGAACCAGGTAAACTCGGTGCCTTTGATGAACACGGAATTTTTCCGTTTAGCCCATTACATGATGGTCAGCGAATTTTAGCCTATACTTGTGGCTGGAGTAGACGGGTATCGGTGTCTGTTGAAACATCAACCGGATTGGCAATAAGTACGGACGGTGGCATTACTTTCAATCGATTGGGTGATGGTCCTATAATGAGTTCATCTTTACATGAACCTTTTCTTGTTGGCGATTCGTTCGTTAGGAAGTACAGTAACCGATACCATATGTGGTATATATTTGGCACTAAATGGGTGCAGTTTGATGCAGGTGAATCCGCTGAAAGAGTTTATAAAATTGGGTATGCAGTATCAGATGATGGTATTAATTTTATGAGGGAGGGAAGAGCAATAATTAAGGATGTGATTAATGCAGATGAGTGCCAGGCACTACCCACGGTTATTCGGCAAAATGGAAATTATCACATGGTATTTTGTTTCAGGCATGTTAGGGGTTTTAGAACAGATAAGACAAAATCTTACCGATTGGGTTATGCAATGTCTACCGATTTAATTAACTGGGATCGAAATGATGATTTGTTGAACTTGCCGGTTACTGAAAACAGTTGGGATTCGGATATGATGTGTTATCCTAATTTGTTTGAATGGCAAGGTAGAACTTACCTCCTCTACAATGGAAACGAATTTGGTAAGTACGGTTTTGGATTGGCTGTGTTGGACGAGAATTGACTAAAATGGATTACGAGTTTACTGAAAATCGTGCAGGCAAAGATGAAGTGTATGAACATTTAGTAAAATGTAACAGATCATTTATCCCTGCTTTGAATTCGCGGGTAGATATTAAGCTTTATACCGAAAAGATTATGAATGGAGCCGTACGGTTTGAGGCGTGGTTTAATGACAGACTGATTGGGCTTGTAGCTGTTTATTTAAATGACAATACCCGTAAAGTTGCTTATGTGACCAATGTTAGCGTTGAGCCTGTCCATACAGGCAAAGGATTAGCAAAGAAACTAGTTATGAGGAGCATTAAAAGGGCTAGCCAAATGTCTTTTGAACAGCTGCAACTTGAAGTAAGTGTAAACAACCAACCCGCGGTTAACTTATATAAAGACCTTGGCTTTAAAAAGATAGAGGATACAACGGATGAATCTTATAAATTGGCGCTTAAACTAAACTGACATTGCAAAATGCCGCAAATAGAACGGGATTACGATAAGGAAATAAAAGACACGAAGGATCACCGGTATGCCTATAACTTTGATTTTGACGTTATGCATCCGTTTATGGTGCGTTCATTTGAGCCTTTTTTTAAGCCTGGTAATGTTTTGGAATTAGGCAGTTTTAAAGGTGACTTTACGCGGAGATTACTTCCATATTTTTCCGATATAACGTGTGTTGAGGCTTCCGGTGAGGCTATTAGTCAGGCAAAAGCCGAATTTGGCGATCACCTTAAGTTTGTACACGCTTTATTCGAAGAGGTAAGGCTTCCTGTAAAATATGAGAATATAATTTTAACCCATGTTCTTGAACACCTTGATGACCCGGTGAGGGTGATGAAGCGTGTTAACAATGAATGGTTAACAGATACCGGTAGGTTATTTTTGGTTTGCCCTAATGCAAATGCGCCCTCAAGACAGATAGCGGTAAAAATGGGATTGATTTCGCATAATAGTGCCATAACACCAGCTGAAAAGGAACATGGACACCGTATTACCTATACGCTTGATACGTTAGAGCGGGATGCCAGGGCAGCTGGCTTAAAAGTTGTGCAAAGGTCCGGTATTTTCTTTAAAGCCCTTGCCAACTTTCAATGGGATCGATTGCTGAATACGGATATTATTTCAAAGGAGTACCTGGAGGGTTGCTATCAGCTCGGGCAAATTTACCCAGATTTGTGTTCTAGTATATTTTTGCTTTGTGAGAAAGGAGATAATAGATGAATGAACCATTGGTTTCTGCATGCTTGATAACCTATAATCAGATAAGGTACATTCGTCAATCCATTGAAGGCATTCTGATGCAGCAAACAAATTTTCCATGGGAGTTAATTATTGCTGATGATTGTTCAACAGACGGAACTCAGGAAATATTGAAGGAATATAAAAATCGCCATTCTGACAAAATTAAATTACTTCTGCAATCAAAGAATAAAGGAGCCATGTTAAACTGGATAGATTTGGTAACTACTCCACGATCCAGATATATTACATTATGCGAAGGAGACGACTATTGGACTGATCCACTTAAGTTGCAGAAGCAGGTTGATTTTCTAGAATCCAACCCGGATTATGTTGCGTGCTTCCACTCGGTTATGGTTGTAGATGCCAATGGAAACGAAGTGCGGAAGTCAAAAAATTCATTTGTGCATAACCGTGATTTAACCAGGGAGGAACTTATCATGGGCAGAGTAATGTCAACTCTTTCGTTGTGCTACCGTAATGTAATTACAGAGTTTCCAGAGGAATTTTACAAGTCTCCAACGGGTGATAACTTTCTTTGTTCGCTGTTGGGTAATTATGGCAAGGCGAAATTTCTGAAGGACATTAAGCCCTCGGCTTATCGTATGCATGCAGGTGGTTCGTGGTCTCTTCAGAATGAGGATAAAAAGAAGATGACTTTGTTGTTATCTTATTTTTGGCTTTGGCAATACTATGCACGTATTGGCAGACCCGAATATGCACAAGGGTACTATCGTAAAATTCTTTTGGAAGGGTTTTACTCAAATCCATTCAAGGTACTGGTACCCGCTTGGCTGGGTCGTGCGGAGTGGCTTACTATCAAAACCATTCGAAGAGTATTCAGATTAGTCAGAAACTTGTTTGGTATGAAGGCTCCCCTGGTGCCGAAGTGAGCCTTATTTCTTGTTCAGACGACAGATGAAAGTAGCGTTTTCATTGCTTAATTTTAACTGATTCATTTTTTTATGCCAACCTCGTTTCTTCAGCCAAGTTGGGTTAAGAGTACAAAGTCTACTCGTTTTCAGCAACTTAAAAAGTTTTTTAATGGAAAAGATGTGCTGGATATTGGGTGTGCCGTAGGCTACCAAAAGGATGACTGGATGCATAAAAATATTGTATCTGTAGCCCGGTCGGTTTATGGTCTTGATTTAGATAATGACAGTGTTGAGGAAATCCGTAGGATGGGGTATGCTGTATGCCAGGGTAATGCCCAAAACTTTAGTTTGGATAGAAAGTTTAACTTGATACATGCTGGAGAGTTGATTGAACATCTGGATAACCCGGGTGGGTTTTTAGAATCTGTAAAGGAACACCTGACTGAGGATGGGGTACTGCTGATTACTACACCCAATGCCCTGCGAGTAAGCAATTTTATTTATGCCGCCACCGGAGGGCTTAAGGTAAACGTGGAGCATACTTGTTGGTTTTGCGAAACAACCATCGCTACGTTACTTGAGCGCAAAGGATTTGAAGTTGTTGAGGTTGGATACCTGAAGCATGAGACATTCAATTGGCTTAGGAGAATGTTGCTTTCATTGCGTGCGTTACTGTTGCCCGATCGGGTAGCCTGGAATACATTGTATGTGGTGGCTAAGATTAAAGCATTTTGAAAATCATCCAGCTAATTCAAAAAAAACAACTCCGCGGAGCTGAGATTTTTGCCAGCCAATTGAGCAATCACCTGACCGCAACCGGACATGACGTATTGCTGGTCAGTCTTTTTCCGGGCGATGCTGAATTGCCGTTTACCGGTAAACATTTTTCACTGAACAGGCCATTGAGTAAACGATTTTGGGATTTTTTTGGATGGAGGTTATTATCTGAACAAGTCTGTAACTTTCAACCCGATGTTGTGCAAGCTAATGCCGGAGATACGTTAAAGTTTGCCGTGATCTCAAAATTATTTTTTGGGTGGAAGGCAAAAATCATTTTTCGTAATGCTAACAAAGTCAGTGATTTTGTTACGTCCGTACCTAAGGTTTTGTTTAACAGGTTTTTGGTAAGGCAGGTTGATCAGGTTATATCGGTGAGCGAATTATGCCGAATGGATTTTATAAAAACCTATGGTTACCCATCACGCAAGGTAACCACAGTTCCTATCGGGTTAAACCTGGAGCCGGTAAGTCAATCTTTACCTCATGATTTGGTTCAGTTCCTTTCATCCGGCAAGGTATTGGTCCACGTAGCCAGTTTTGTTCCTGAGAAGAATCATAAGGGACTTTTACGGGTTATACAAAAGCTTGTTGCTCAGGGAAAAGATGTAAAAGTTATTCTTATAGGTGATGGCAAACTCCGGCCTGAAGTTGAAGAGCAGATCAAAAATATGGCATTAACAGACCGTGTTTTGGTAGCAGGCTATCGCAGCGAGGTGCTTTCAATTATGGCTACTGCGCATATGCTTGTGTTGCCAAGTTTAATTGAAGGTTTGCCCGGGGTAGTCCTTGAAGCCATGTATTGCAGAATTCCCGTAGTGGCTTATAATGTTGGCGGTATCAGCGAGGTGGTGAAGCCGCAGGAAACCGGCTGGTTGGTAGAGAAAAACGATGAGGCCGGTTTTATTGAAGCCGTAGTGGAAGTCTTGGAAGGAAGTAACGTTGAACGGATAACAGATAATGCATTTAATATGGTTGTTAATGATTTTGATAACCGGGTGATCGCAAAACGATTTGAGAAAGTTTATAAGGAAGTGGTGGAGAGGATGTAGCAGACTGCAGATTTGGGCTAACTGCTATTTGAAATAATTTATGAGGAAGTGATCTGGGAAATCAGAAAAAATTTATTCTTGTATAAAGGCTGAAAACTTTTCTGTGCAACAAAAAATTAAAGTCCTTCATCTCATCAAATCCCTGGGCAGGGGCGGAGCAGAGATGCTGTTGCAGGAAACCCTGAAACTGCATGATCAGAATATATTTGAATTTCATTATATCTACTTTTTACCCTGGAAAAACCAGATGGTGGATGCGCTTAAGCAGGCAGGTGGAAAAGTAACTTGCCTCGATGCCGCTAACAATATTCAGATCATCAGAAATGTTAACCAGGTTAAAAAGTACATTGTGCAACACAATATCGTACTGATACATTGCCATCTGCCGTGGGCAGGCTTTGTAGGAAGAATCATTCACCGTCAAATAGGAATACCGGTTGTATATACAGAGCATAATAAGCAGGAACGATATCACTTTGTTACACGCTGCATGAACAGGTTAACCTTCAACTGGCAAACAATGGCTGTGGGCGTCTCGGGCGATGTAACGGAATCGATTCAAAGGAATATTAAACCGCACATCCGGGTTGCAGAAATTCCCAATGGCGTCAATACGGAATTTTTTCAGCGGGATGAAACAGCAAGACGGTTGACGCGGGAGCGCTTAGGCATACCTAACAATGCTATTGTAATAGGAACCCTGGCAGTATTCCGTTTTCAAAAGCGGTTAAAAGAGTGGCTTGATGTTTTTTACCAGGTTTCACAGGATAATCCTAACCTGTATGGGATCATGGTTGGAGACGGCCCATTGAAAGAAGAGTTGTTGGAGCATCGCAGGCGGCTGAACCTTGATAAGAAAGTTGTGATGCCCGGTTTGCAAACAGATGTTAAGCCGTGGTATTCAGCAATGGATATTTTTATGATGACCTCGGTATTTGAAGGTTTGCCTGTTGCCTTACTGGAAGCCATGAGCATGCAATGTGCTATTGCCACCACGAATGCCGGAGGAGTTAAACAGATTGTTTGTAACCACAAAGATGGTATTGTAGTACCTGTGGAGGACTGGAAAGACCTCATAGAAGTGATTGAGCAGTTAGCTGCTAATGACGAAAAACGAATAGCATTAAGTAAAGCTGCCCGAGCACGAGTAACAGAAGCCTTTAATTTAAAACGAATGGTGTGGGAATTGGAAGATTTATACAGGTCGTTAACTTAGTGGTTTTAAGGTTAAGAGTTAATTACATAGGTAATTCAGAAATGGAAATCCGGCCAGCACAGGAGGGTGACATTCCCGCGATAGTTGAGTTACTAAAACTCAGCCTTGGTGAATCACGGATGCCTAAATCCGAGGCATTCTGGCGTTGGAAGCATCTTGAGAATCCTTTTGGTAAATCGCCTGTCTTACTGGCCATAGAGGGTGATAAGTTGATTGGAGTGCGAGCTTTTATTCGCTGGGAATGGAAACAGGGCGACAAAATTTACAAGACTGTACGGGCAGTTGATACAGCAACACATCCAGAACATCAGGGCAAGGGTATATTTAAGAAACTTACGCTTGACTTGGTGCATCAATGTCGTGAGGAAGGTATTGATTTTATTTTCAACACACCCAATACAAACAGTAAACCCGGTTATTTAAAGATGGGCTGGAGTGCATTAGGGCGACTAAACATTAATTTCCGACCTGTGTTCAGATTGTTAACCAGGACAGCGTCAGATTTTGAAGAACAGTTTAGATGGAACGAAGAGGCAGTAAATCGGTTACAGTACTTGTCATCAAGCAATGTTATGGTAACCCATCATAAACCTGGATTTTTTCATTGGCGTTATGGGTCTAATCCGAATGTGCGGTACTACATGGCTGGTAACGAGAAGGTCGGCTTGTATATTATATTCAGGATAAAACCAATCAGGTTAGGTACAGAGTTTAGGGTAGTTAATATGATAACGCCAAATGCAATAACAAAAAAACAGTTTGATGCAGTTCTGATGCCTGCTGTAAAACAAGTCGGCCCCTGTCTGATAACCTATGCAGGTGAGCAAATATTGCCAGGCTTTATTTCAATGAAAGTCGGTCCTGTGGTAACTATACATTCATTAAACATAGATAAACCATTATCTTTCGGTGTTTGGAAACCTTCGCTTGGGGACATGGAGGTGTTTTAATGCTACTAGGAATTATTATCTGGCTCTTGACACTGCTGCTTACCTATTTGTTTTTGGGGGCCAGCAGTCAGCAGCATCCTTCATTAAATAAACGTTTCCTGCTTATTCTGTTTCTCTATCATTCTCTGCTTGCCATTGCTTATTACGCATATGCCTTAGGGAATCCATCCGATTCAAAGGGGTATTATTTTAAGGCAAATACGAAGTTTCTGGGAGACGTCTGGTTCGATTACTTCGGAGTGAGCACATCCTTTATTGATTTTATAGCCTTCTTCCTTGTTAATCGGCTTGGCCTTAACTATGAGGGCAGCATGGTATTGTTTTCATGGTTTGGATATCTGGGCTTTGTTTTTTTCTATATTTTCTTTTCCGAAAGGATTAAAACCCGTCCTCGACTTTTTGGATTTAACGGAATACTAATTCTTTTGCTGCTACCCAATCTGCACTTCTGGTCTTCTTCACTTGGCAAAGGATCATTAATCTTCTTGGGATTTGGAATGTTTTTTTACGGATTGAACAGACCCGGCATGCGTTTTTGGGCTTTGCTATTGGGCGGTTGGATTATCTTTCAAATCAGACCCCACATTTTTTATGTTGTGCTAATTGCGCTGGGCTTGGGTTACACCTTTTCGACTCGGGGGGTAGCTTTTGGTTATCGGGTAATTATACTGATCATAGCAGGATTTCTCTTAAATGCCATTTACCTTGATGTGATTAAACTAACCGGTCTTGAAGATGACTCTATGCTTGATCCGCTAATATCTCACCGGGCCCGGGAACTTACCAAAGCAACTTCCGGTATTGATATTACCAACTATTCATTTCCGGAAAAACTTTTTGCATTTTGGTTCAGACCCCTCTTTTTTGATGCACCGGGAGCACTAGGATGGATAGTGAGTTTTGAAAACCTGTTTTACCTGGTTTTCTTTATGCGATTACTACAGCCCAAAGCACTTGCTTACCTGTTCAGAGCGGATGCCTTTGTAAAAACCTGTCTGTTAACTTTTGCAGGTGTGTCGGCCGCATTGGCTCAAATCAGCGGCAACCTCGGCCTTGCCATGCGGCAAAAAAGCCAGGTTATGATACTTATGCTATTTGTTATTCTGAAATACATGGATGAACGAAAAATAGTTGAGATGAAACTGATAACTCAACGTAAAAAATTGATAGCTAGCAGGAAGCAAAAACTTGAGTTGACTCAGACGTTAGACATAAGGCTTAAGACTTAAGACATCAGACGTATGATGTAAGACGAGAGGCATAAGGCTCGGGACATCGGAGGATACGTACATCTTACTATTAGGAATGAAGGGGATATTCACCATATCACTTGACTTTGAACTACATTGGGGTGGCTTTGAGAAATGGCCCTTGCGGGGTCGTCAGTTATCGGTTGCTGGTAACCGGCTACCGACCACTGGTAGCTATGAGAAATATTTTCTCAATACCCGAAACGTAATACCCCGTATGCTTGAATTGTTTGAAAAATATGGAGTGCATGTTACATGGGCCGGAGTAGGAATGTTAATGCATACGAATCGGCAGCAACTCGAAGGAAATTTTCCTGCACTAAAACCAGGGTACAGTCTTAATACGTTGTCAGCCTATCATTACATTGACCACGTGGGGATAGGTAACAATGAAGAAGAGGATCCGTTTCATTATGCACATTCACTTGTTCTGCAAATTCTCAAAACGCCACACCAGGAGTTAGGGTCACATACATTTGCTCATTTTTATTGTAATGAAGAAGGTCAGACACTGGCTCAATTCCGTGAAGATTTGATGTCTGCCCAAAAAGCTGCTTCGGCTTATGGAGTTAAACTACGTTCACTGGTATTTCCCCGGAACCAATTCAATGATGCATACCTGAAGATATGTTTTGAAGCAGGATTTAACAGCGTGAGGTCAAATCCATCTGATTGGTTCTGGAAAATTGACAGTACACTGGATGAGGGTAAATGGAAACGGTTAACGAGGGGTATGGATGCTTATTTTCCAATTGGGAACAAGAACACCTATCCGATCTCTGCGCTCAAGGTTCGTTTCGGTTTTCCTATCTGTATTCCGGCCAGCAGGCTATTACGGCCCTACCGTCCAGAAGAATTATTTCTTAATGAAATGAAAATAAATCGAGTGTTGACTGAGTTGAAGTACGCTGCCCGGAAAAATGAGATATATCATTTATGGTGGCATCCACATAATTTTGGCAATTATCCGGAAGAGAGTTTAAGGGGATTAGAAAAAATTCTTGCCGGATATGATTATTGCAGGCGTGAATTTGGTATGGCTTCCATGACAATGGGTGAGTTGACAGAGATGGTAATGGCATTACATGCGAATCAAATTGCTTAGAATAACTACCGTTCCTGAGTCCCTTCATGTGTTACTGAAGGGTCAGCTTGAATACATGCAACACCATGGGTTTGACGTGCTCGCTGTGAGTAGTAAGGGCATACAGGTTGAAAATATTATAAAAGCAGGCATTAACCATCGTTCTGTTTTATTTACACGCAGAATAACTCCTTTTACCGATCTTATTGCGCTTCTACAACTTGTCTGGATTATTATCCGTTTTAATCCGACAATCGTTCATACCCACACGCCCAAAGCCGGATTGTTGGGTATGATGGCCGCCTTGATTTGTCGCGTGCCCGTTCGCATGCACACGGTTGCCGGGTTGCCGTTGATGGAGGCTAAGGGAGCAAAACGATGGTTATTATACTTGTCAGAGAGAGTAACCTATTGTTGTGCGCACAAAATCTATCCTAATTCTAAAGGATTGATGGATTACATCAACTTGCAATTCAAAGTTCAAGATTCAAAAATGAAAATCATCGGCCATGGCAGCAGCAACGGCATTGATGCACGGTACTTCAGTAAAACACCGGAATTAGAAAGGGAAGCA encodes:
- a CDS encoding polysaccharide deacetylase family protein translates to MKGIFTISLDFELHWGGFEKWPLRGRQLSVAGNRLPTTGSYEKYFLNTRNVIPRMLELFEKYGVHVTWAGVGMLMHTNRQQLEGNFPALKPGYSLNTLSAYHYIDHVGIGNNEEEDPFHYAHSLVLQILKTPHQELGSHTFAHFYCNEEGQTLAQFREDLMSAQKAASAYGVKLRSLVFPRNQFNDAYLKICFEAGFNSVRSNPSDWFWKIDSTLDEGKWKRLTRGMDAYFPIGNKNTYPISALKVRFGFPICIPASRLLRPYRPEELFLNEMKINRVLTELKYAARKNEIYHLWWHPHNFGNYPEESLRGLEKILAGYDYCRREFGMASMTMGELTEMVMALHANQIA
- a CDS encoding glycosyltransferase → MKIIQLIQKKQLRGAEIFASQLSNHLTATGHDVLLVSLFPGDAELPFTGKHFSLNRPLSKRFWDFFGWRLLSEQVCNFQPDVVQANAGDTLKFAVISKLFFGWKAKIIFRNANKVSDFVTSVPKVLFNRFLVRQVDQVISVSELCRMDFIKTYGYPSRKVTTVPIGLNLEPVSQSLPHDLVQFLSSGKVLVHVASFVPEKNHKGLLRVIQKLVAQGKDVKVILIGDGKLRPEVEEQIKNMALTDRVLVAGYRSEVLSIMATAHMLVLPSLIEGLPGVVLEAMYCRIPVVAYNVGGISEVVKPQETGWLVEKNDEAGFIEAVVEVLEGSNVERITDNAFNMVVNDFDNRVIAKRFEKVYKEVVERM
- a CDS encoding class I SAM-dependent methyltransferase, yielding MPTSFLQPSWVKSTKSTRFQQLKKFFNGKDVLDIGCAVGYQKDDWMHKNIVSVARSVYGLDLDNDSVEEIRRMGYAVCQGNAQNFSLDRKFNLIHAGELIEHLDNPGGFLESVKEHLTEDGVLLITTPNALRVSNFIYAATGGLKVNVEHTCWFCETTIATLLERKGFEVVEVGYLKHETFNWLRRMLLSLRALLLPDRVAWNTLYVVAKIKAF
- a CDS encoding glycosyltransferase encodes the protein MLLQETLKLHDQNIFEFHYIYFLPWKNQMVDALKQAGGKVTCLDAANNIQIIRNVNQVKKYIVQHNIVLIHCHLPWAGFVGRIIHRQIGIPVVYTEHNKQERYHFVTRCMNRLTFNWQTMAVGVSGDVTESIQRNIKPHIRVAEIPNGVNTEFFQRDETARRLTRERLGIPNNAIVIGTLAVFRFQKRLKEWLDVFYQVSQDNPNLYGIMVGDGPLKEELLEHRRRLNLDKKVVMPGLQTDVKPWYSAMDIFMMTSVFEGLPVALLEAMSMQCAIATTNAGGVKQIVCNHKDGIVVPVEDWKDLIEVIEQLAANDEKRIALSKAARARVTEAFNLKRMVWELEDLYRSLT
- a CDS encoding GNAT family N-acetyltransferase; protein product: MEIRPAQEGDIPAIVELLKLSLGESRMPKSEAFWRWKHLENPFGKSPVLLAIEGDKLIGVRAFIRWEWKQGDKIYKTVRAVDTATHPEHQGKGIFKKLTLDLVHQCREEGIDFIFNTPNTNSKPGYLKMGWSALGRLNINFRPVFRLLTRTASDFEEQFRWNEEAVNRLQYLSSSNVMVTHHKPGFFHWRYGSNPNVRYYMAGNEKVGLYIIFRIKPIRLGTEFRVVNMITPNAITKKQFDAVLMPAVKQVGPCLITYAGEQILPGFISMKVGPVVTIHSLNIDKPLSFGVWKPSLGDMEVF